From the Rhizobium leguminosarum bv. trifolii WSM1325 genome, one window contains:
- a CDS encoding Alcohol dehydrogenase GroES domain protein (PFAM: Alcohol dehydrogenase GroES domain protein; Alcohol dehydrogenase zinc-binding domain protein~KEGG: ret:RHE_PB00051 putative oxidoreductase protein), with protein MNMLARAAEGATRAAIITGPGDVSVEERPLPQPRPGQVRIRLEGSGVCASNLGPWAGPEWMSFPTEPGGLGHEGWGRIDALGDGVSGLALGDRVAALTYHAYATHDIADEDMVVSLPRAFDGQPFPGEPLGCAMNIFRRSRVEAGQTVAIIGIGFLGALLTQLVSGAGARVIAISRRPFSLEIAKRMGAAETVSMDDHWRIIEAVRELTNGAFCHRVIEAVGKQWPLDLAGELTAERGRLVVAGYHQDGPRQVNMQLWNWRGIDVINAHERDPRIYVSGMREAIAAMISGRLDPSSLYTHVYPLEGLGEALDATRDRPDGFLKAMVTC; from the coding sequence ATGAACATGTTGGCAAGAGCAGCCGAGGGTGCGACCCGGGCGGCGATCATCACCGGTCCCGGAGACGTGTCCGTCGAAGAGAGACCTCTTCCTCAGCCGAGGCCGGGGCAGGTCAGGATCAGGCTCGAGGGGTCGGGCGTGTGCGCTTCCAATCTTGGCCCTTGGGCCGGCCCGGAATGGATGAGTTTTCCGACGGAGCCGGGCGGTCTCGGGCACGAGGGCTGGGGCAGGATCGATGCGCTCGGGGACGGGGTTTCTGGCCTCGCCCTGGGAGACCGCGTCGCCGCGCTCACCTATCACGCCTACGCCACCCACGACATCGCCGATGAAGACATGGTCGTGTCGCTGCCGCGGGCGTTCGATGGCCAACCCTTTCCGGGCGAGCCGCTCGGCTGCGCGATGAACATATTCCGGCGCAGCCGCGTCGAGGCGGGTCAGACCGTCGCCATCATCGGGATCGGATTTCTCGGCGCCTTGCTAACGCAGCTTGTCAGCGGCGCCGGCGCGCGCGTCATTGCCATCTCGCGCCGTCCGTTTTCACTTGAAATCGCCAAGCGCATGGGCGCCGCCGAGACCGTGTCGATGGACGACCACTGGCGGATCATCGAAGCTGTGAGAGAATTGACCAACGGTGCTTTCTGCCACCGCGTCATAGAGGCGGTCGGCAAGCAGTGGCCGCTCGATCTCGCCGGCGAGCTGACCGCCGAGCGCGGCCGGCTGGTGGTTGCTGGATACCATCAAGACGGGCCGAGGCAAGTCAACATGCAGCTCTGGAACTGGCGTGGCATCGACGTCATCAATGCTCACGAACGCGATCCCAGGATTTATGTCAGTGGCATGCGCGAGGCGATCGCAGCAATGATCTCCGGCAGGCTCGATCCGTCATCGCTCTATACGCACGTCTATCCGCTCGAAGGCCTTGGCGAGGCGCTCGACGCCACCCGCGATAGGCCCGATGGTTTCCTCAAGGCGATGGTGACATGCTGA
- a CDS encoding NAD-dependent epimerase/dehydratase (PFAM: NAD-dependent epimerase/dehydratase; 3-beta hydroxysteroid dehydrogenase/isomerase; Male sterility domain; KR domain protein; dTDP-4-dehydrorhamnose reductase; short-chain dehydrogenase/reductase SDR~KEGG: rec:RHECIAT_PC0000296 probable UDP-glucose 4-epimerase protein) has protein sequence MAMILVTGGCGFIGRHVVEELLDNGYEVRVLDALIDQVHGDAETAPPEAAEIVRGDVRDKTAVERALLGADGVIHLAAEVGVGQSMYEIARYVGGNDLGTAVLLEAMIGRRPRRVVVASSMSVYGEGRYETAEGAQLDLVRRRSDQIRAAQWDPRGADGKDLRPVATDEEKPVDLASIYALTKYAQEKQVLIFGEAYGVEAVALRLFNVFGAGQALSNPYTGVLANFASRLANGQPPMIFEDGEQRRDFVHVRDVARAFRLALEKPDAPGHVINIGSGQAYTITEVATLLADAMGVPEIRPEIMNKARSGDIRNCFADIAKARELLGFEPRFKLENTLGPFADWVRNAGAIDRGAEMKRQLEERGLVS, from the coding sequence ATGGCGATGATCCTTGTAACCGGCGGCTGCGGCTTTATCGGAAGACATGTTGTCGAGGAACTTCTCGACAACGGCTATGAGGTGCGGGTCCTCGATGCGTTGATCGATCAGGTTCACGGCGATGCCGAAACGGCGCCGCCCGAGGCCGCCGAAATCGTGCGCGGCGACGTTAGGGACAAAACAGCGGTCGAACGGGCTTTGTTGGGTGCCGATGGCGTCATCCATCTCGCCGCTGAGGTCGGCGTCGGACAGTCGATGTACGAGATCGCCCGATATGTCGGCGGCAATGATCTTGGCACGGCGGTCCTTCTGGAGGCGATGATCGGTCGCCGGCCCAGACGCGTTGTCGTCGCCTCGTCCATGAGCGTCTATGGCGAGGGCCGATATGAGACCGCCGAAGGCGCGCAACTCGATCTGGTCAGGCGACGCAGCGACCAGATCAGGGCCGCCCAATGGGATCCGCGTGGCGCTGACGGCAAAGACCTGAGGCCGGTCGCGACGGATGAGGAAAAGCCCGTCGATCTCGCCTCGATCTACGCGCTGACGAAATACGCGCAGGAAAAACAGGTCCTGATCTTTGGCGAAGCCTATGGCGTGGAGGCAGTGGCGCTCCGTCTCTTCAACGTATTCGGCGCCGGCCAGGCCCTGTCCAATCCCTATACCGGCGTGTTGGCGAACTTCGCCTCGAGGCTCGCCAATGGCCAGCCGCCTATGATCTTCGAGGACGGCGAGCAGCGACGGGATTTCGTGCATGTGCGCGACGTGGCGCGCGCCTTCCGCCTGGCGCTCGAAAAACCCGACGCGCCGGGACATGTGATCAATATCGGCAGCGGCCAGGCCTATACGATCACCGAAGTCGCGACGCTTCTCGCCGACGCGATGGGCGTGCCGGAGATACGGCCCGAGATCATGAACAAGGCGCGCTCCGGCGATATCCGCAACTGCTTTGCCGACATCGCGAAGGCGCGCGAACTGCTCGGCTTCGAGCCGCGCTTCAAGCTGGAAAACACGCTCGGACCTTTCGCCGATTGGGTGAGAAATGCCGGAGCGATCGATCGCGGCGCGGAGATGAAACGACAGTTGGAGGAAAGAGGGCTGGTATCATGA
- a CDS encoding glycosyl transferase group 1 (PFAM: glycosyl transferase group 1~KEGG: smd:Smed_3889 glycosyl transferase group 1): protein MIRRRNRILMTLDAVGGVWRYAMDLGAGLRREGMEIVFAGLGPAPSATQTSEATALGQLVWLDAPLDWMAASRAEISAAPAEISRIARDHGADLLHLNLPSQAAGIGTPLPVVVVSHSCVVTWFAAVRGTPAPPDWAWQSDANREGFDRADAVLAPSRSHADALEAAYGPLSRLKVVHNASRVGSDPRPKKIFVFAAGRWWDEGKNGAVLDRSAAVMPLPVVMVGSCSGPNGQRLQLDDADDRGPLPYSKTIALMRRAQIVVSPSIYEPFGLTVLEAARCGAALALSDIPTYRELWDGCALFFDPHDPKALAAACMRLSEDEQLRAELVVRSLERSRAFSLERHAAAVLETYARLMNDKFNLVAAEQS from the coding sequence ATGATCCGTCGACGAAACCGAATATTGATGACCCTCGACGCGGTTGGCGGTGTCTGGCGCTATGCGATGGATCTCGGTGCCGGGCTTCGGCGCGAGGGGATGGAAATCGTTTTCGCGGGCCTCGGACCCGCACCGTCGGCAACACAGACCAGCGAAGCGACAGCGCTTGGGCAACTGGTGTGGCTCGATGCCCCTCTCGACTGGATGGCGGCGAGCAGGGCCGAAATATCTGCCGCGCCCGCCGAAATCTCTCGGATCGCCAGAGACCATGGCGCCGATCTGCTGCATCTCAACCTGCCGTCCCAGGCCGCCGGGATCGGTACGCCGCTGCCCGTTGTCGTGGTTTCCCATTCCTGCGTCGTCACGTGGTTTGCCGCGGTGCGCGGGACGCCGGCGCCCCCCGACTGGGCCTGGCAGAGCGACGCGAACCGTGAAGGTTTCGACCGCGCCGATGCCGTGCTTGCGCCAAGCAGGAGCCATGCGGATGCCCTGGAGGCCGCCTATGGTCCTCTCTCCCGGCTGAAGGTGGTCCACAACGCCAGTCGCGTCGGGTCCGACCCGCGTCCAAAGAAGATTTTCGTCTTCGCGGCCGGGCGCTGGTGGGACGAGGGCAAGAATGGCGCGGTGCTCGACAGGTCGGCAGCGGTGATGCCCCTTCCCGTCGTCATGGTAGGTTCCTGCTCGGGTCCTAACGGACAGCGACTGCAGCTCGACGACGCCGACGATCGCGGGCCGCTGCCTTATTCGAAGACCATCGCCTTGATGCGGCGCGCGCAAATCGTCGTATCGCCATCCATCTACGAGCCTTTCGGCCTGACCGTCCTGGAGGCGGCGCGATGCGGCGCGGCCCTGGCGCTGTCCGATATCCCGACCTATCGCGAGCTATGGGATGGATGCGCGCTGTTCTTCGATCCGCATGATCCGAAGGCCTTGGCAGCCGCGTGCATGCGCCTCAGCGAAGACGAGCAATTGCGCGCCGAACTCGTCGTGCGATCGCTGGAGCGCTCGCGAGCCTTCAGTTTGGAACGGCATGCGGCAGCGGTGCTCGAAACCTATGCACGACTGATGAACGACAAATTTAACCTGGTAGCGGCGGAGCAATCATGA
- a CDS encoding NAD-dependent epimerase/dehydratase (PFAM: NAD-dependent epimerase/dehydratase; Male sterility domain; 3-beta hydroxysteroid dehydrogenase/isomerase; polysaccharide biosynthesis protein CapD; short-chain dehydrogenase/reductase SDR; dTDP-4-dehydrorhamnose reductase~KEGG: rec:RHECIAT_PC0000295 probable nucleoside diphosphate epimerase protein) has translation MTISAFSAGTGTCSRPYGFVEWFRPGEYERTSQTIADVGTSGASYLRTHLSWAEYLAPGGEAWFDWLIPKLGREIDLLPCIHYTPPSLSRTGRSSGAPADLKSYADFVDHVLTRYGRYFSHVELWNEPNNLLDWDWREDKDFLLFCEMVGAAAYWAKHRGWKPVLGGPCPFDPYWLNLMGERGVLGVVDAVGFHGFPGTWDSEEGTWSGWDMHLGEMRNIIGRFNDKAEIWITETGYSTWRNDEMEQARRFVKALSVPADRMYWYSWRDVPPDVPVQEGLWFDPRHYHLGAVTHENQPKLLARLLMEGGVERLEQVARLATPNVAKGAAPIVITGGCGFIGSNLADSYLQDGEDVVVLDNLGRPGVDQNLGWLTERHGSNVHPVLADVRDARSIEAAFADAKAVFHFAAQTAVTTSLIHPIDDFEANARGTINVLESVRKAGRRAPVIFASTNKVYGGLDDLAMREAEDRYLPVDATVRSYGIGEDRPLDFCTPYGCSKGVADQYVLDYAKSFSIPTAVLRMSCIYGPRQFGTEDQGWVAHFLIRALAGEPVSIYGDGKQVRDILHVADAVAAYRGVLDGIDGVKGRVFNLGGGPTNAVSVLAVLREIGKLIGRPVETSFDDWRPGDQYFFVADTRKLQHTLGWSARVGWESGLRHLAEWLIEHRFGGRPILRRDRKVSA, from the coding sequence ATGACTATATCCGCGTTCTCCGCCGGCACCGGCACGTGCTCGAGACCCTATGGCTTCGTCGAGTGGTTTCGCCCTGGCGAATACGAGCGGACGTCGCAGACGATCGCCGACGTCGGAACAAGCGGCGCCAGCTACTTGCGCACGCATCTGTCATGGGCTGAATATCTCGCTCCGGGAGGCGAGGCATGGTTTGATTGGCTGATCCCGAAGCTTGGGCGCGAGATCGATCTCCTCCCCTGCATTCACTACACGCCGCCGTCCTTGTCCCGGACAGGACGGTCTTCCGGCGCACCGGCCGATCTAAAATCCTATGCCGACTTCGTCGATCACGTGCTCACCAGATATGGTCGGTATTTCAGCCATGTCGAATTGTGGAACGAGCCAAACAACTTGCTCGACTGGGACTGGCGCGAGGACAAGGACTTCCTGCTGTTTTGCGAGATGGTCGGCGCCGCCGCCTATTGGGCCAAGCATCGCGGCTGGAAGCCGGTGCTCGGGGGCCCGTGCCCTTTCGATCCCTATTGGCTCAACCTGATGGGCGAACGCGGCGTGCTTGGCGTCGTCGATGCCGTCGGCTTTCACGGTTTTCCCGGCACATGGGACAGCGAGGAAGGCACCTGGAGCGGCTGGGACATGCATCTCGGCGAGATGCGAAACATTATCGGACGCTTCAACGACAAGGCCGAGATCTGGATCACCGAAACCGGTTATTCGACCTGGCGCAACGACGAGATGGAGCAGGCGCGGCGTTTCGTGAAGGCTCTGAGCGTGCCGGCCGACCGGATGTATTGGTATTCCTGGCGGGATGTGCCGCCGGACGTGCCGGTGCAGGAGGGCCTGTGGTTCGACCCGCGGCATTACCATCTCGGTGCCGTCACCCACGAGAACCAGCCGAAGCTGCTCGCGCGCCTGCTGATGGAAGGCGGCGTCGAACGGCTCGAGCAGGTCGCCCGGCTCGCCACCCCCAACGTCGCCAAGGGAGCCGCCCCGATCGTCATCACCGGAGGCTGCGGCTTCATTGGCTCCAACCTCGCCGACAGCTACCTCCAGGACGGTGAAGACGTCGTCGTGCTGGACAATCTCGGGAGGCCAGGCGTCGATCAGAACCTCGGCTGGCTGACCGAGAGGCATGGCTCAAACGTACATCCGGTGCTTGCCGACGTGCGCGACGCCAGAAGCATCGAGGCAGCCTTCGCCGATGCCAAGGCGGTCTTTCACTTCGCCGCCCAGACCGCGGTCACCACCAGTCTCATCCATCCGATTGACGACTTCGAGGCCAATGCGCGCGGCACGATCAACGTGCTCGAATCGGTTCGCAAGGCGGGCCGACGTGCGCCGGTGATCTTTGCCAGCACCAACAAAGTCTATGGCGGGCTCGACGACCTCGCCATGCGCGAGGCCGAGGATCGCTACCTGCCGGTCGACGCGACCGTCCGGTCATATGGCATCGGCGAAGACAGACCGCTCGATTTCTGCACCCCCTATGGCTGCTCGAAAGGCGTGGCGGACCAGTATGTGCTGGACTATGCGAAATCCTTTTCCATCCCGACGGCCGTGCTGCGCATGAGCTGCATCTACGGCCCACGCCAGTTCGGCACCGAGGATCAGGGCTGGGTGGCGCATTTCCTGATCCGGGCGCTCGCCGGCGAGCCCGTCTCGATCTACGGCGATGGCAAGCAGGTCCGCGATATTCTTCACGTCGCGGATGCGGTTGCCGCCTATCGCGGCGTCCTCGATGGCATTGACGGGGTCAAGGGCCGCGTCTTCAACCTGGGGGGCGGTCCGACGAACGCCGTTAGCGTGCTCGCGGTCCTGCGCGAGATCGGCAAGCTGATTGGGCGCCCGGTCGAAACCTCCTTCGACGACTGGCGACCCGGCGATCAGTATTTCTTCGTCGCGGACACACGTAAGCTCCAGCACACCCTTGGCTGGAGCGCGCGTGTGGGATGGGAAAGCGGACTGCGGCACCTGGCGGAGTGGCTCATCGAACACCGTTTCGGCGGCCGACCGATCCTGCGCCGCGATCGAAAGGTCTCGGCATGA